A genomic region of Ewingella sp. CoE-038-23 contains the following coding sequences:
- a CDS encoding ROK family transcriptional regulator, with protein sequence MLTTLQQQILGAITATDGLSRTDLVQLSGMSKAAVSGVVREMIDAGLLLESQTVPGAGQGRPSVRLTVHPDGAYFAGVSLLQDPAHMVLINLHGEILSRVTFPLDNQPQRLADNIATALPELLAAHADAADKLLGLGVTLSGFIDEHQSTCVQSTLLSWRDVPLADLIRQSIHQHCPTINQGGGIAVAIENDAKALAVSEKRFGHARELSNFTLVSHGAGIGNAHFISGQLHRGFHGGAGEIAHCTIELDGLPCRCGKRGCLDTLASLNAIMERAKAEALDVESLAELEKLAARGSNAAIGILHRAGTALGLAISHLIQINDPDMILIAHQEQSFSGLFGTVVQQSIDANVLPGVAGLTPVKTFALNDDTWARAAASIPAHRFLVGLKSC encoded by the coding sequence ATGCTAACCACCTTACAACAACAGATATTAGGGGCTATCACCGCAACGGATGGCCTGAGCCGCACTGACCTCGTTCAGCTCTCCGGCATGAGCAAGGCTGCGGTCAGCGGGGTGGTGCGCGAGATGATTGACGCCGGACTGCTGCTCGAATCGCAAACCGTGCCGGGCGCGGGGCAGGGTCGCCCCTCGGTGCGTTTAACCGTCCACCCGGACGGCGCCTATTTCGCGGGCGTGTCGTTATTACAAGATCCGGCGCATATGGTGCTGATTAACCTGCATGGCGAGATCCTGTCGCGGGTGACATTCCCCCTCGACAATCAGCCGCAGCGGCTAGCGGATAACATCGCCACCGCGCTGCCGGAGCTGCTGGCGGCCCACGCCGACGCCGCCGACAAGCTGCTCGGGCTGGGGGTGACGCTGTCGGGCTTCATCGATGAACATCAATCCACCTGCGTGCAATCCACGCTGCTGAGCTGGCGCGACGTGCCGCTGGCCGACCTGATCCGCCAAAGCATTCACCAGCACTGCCCGACGATTAATCAGGGCGGCGGCATTGCCGTCGCCATTGAAAACGACGCCAAGGCGCTGGCGGTGAGTGAGAAACGCTTCGGTCACGCCCGCGAACTGAGCAACTTCACCCTGGTCAGCCACGGCGCGGGTATCGGTAATGCCCACTTTATCTCCGGCCAGCTGCACCGCGGTTTTCACGGCGGCGCGGGGGAGATTGCCCACTGCACCATTGAGCTGGACGGCCTGCCGTGCCGCTGCGGCAAGCGCGGTTGTCTCGACACGCTGGCCTCTCTCAACGCCATTATGGAGCGCGCTAAGGCTGAGGCTCTGGATGTCGAATCCTTGGCGGAATTGGAAAAGCTGGCGGCGCGCGGCAGTAACGCGGCAATTGGCATTTTGCATCGGGCGGGCACCGCGCTGGGCCTGGCGATTTCGCATCTGATTCAAATTAATGACCCGGACATGATCCTGATCGCCCATCAGGAACAGAGCTTCTCCGGACTGTTTGGCACCGTGGTACAGCAGTCGATAGATGCCAACGTGCTGCCGGGCGTGGCCGGGCTAACGCCGGTCAAAACCTTCGCGCTTAATGACGATACCTGGGCGCGCGCTGCGGCGAGCATCCCGGCGCACCGTTTTTTGGTCGGCCTGAAATCTTGCTGA